Part of the bacterium genome, AGTCGGCGGCCCCGCATACGAGCGGCGTCTGGCTCTAATCGAACATCTTTGGCCACGTCTTCCCAGAAGCTCATGACACGCTTCGGTGCCGGTGCAATTGCCGTTGGTGTAGTAGAGCCTCTGCATGTTCAGGTTGCGATAGCGATCGGGGCCCATCGAGAGATAGGCCCAGTGCCCCCCCTCTGAGGGACCCGACGGGTCCTCATCTAGTCCCATAGATCATGTGCTTGCCCAGGTCCCCTGGGAACGAGGGCCGGGACCGACACCAACTGCGCTAGAGAGCGAGCCAGACCCGGGCTTTAAGGGGAAGCCTCGAGACCCCACCCGGTCGTATGCGTACGTCAGAAGGTGGCGCGGGTGGGCGCCGCGACGAGGTCAGCCGACCGCCTGCCGCTGCCGGCACAGATACGCGCCACCGGCGAGGAGTAGAACGAGCAAGAAGTACAAACCCTGACTCGGGATCGCGGGGACCGTCGGTAGGGACCCAAAACAATAAAGCCTCGATACTGAATTGCATGGGGTGGTTCCAACCCTGCTCCAGTCTGAGGGAAGGGCGGTCACAATCGAGCCGACAGTTGCGGTCGAAGCAGCGGTGCTATCAGTCCAATCACTGCAATCGATTCCTGTCGCCGTCCCATCTTCATTCGTGCCCGTCCAGACACTACCGCTAAGAACAAGTACTCCGTTTTCGTCCCGCTCGATCGGATGATCCAGGGTTCCATCCGTGAGATCCGTCAGGTTGTCTGCAATTACGGTTGTTGGCAACGCCGCCAACACATAGGCTCCGCCAGCTCCGGGTTGAGCGATCCTGTCGCGGGCGTCGTTGCCATCGGTAGACAGCCAGGCCACCCAGGGGCCGCTCCCGGGAAATGCCGGCAAGCCCTGGCCGTTGCAGAACCCGTCGCCGCCGGAGAGCCCTCCGAAACTGCCCGGGCTCGGATTACTGGTTACAAATACACCGATATTTTGGGCCGTCGCGACTCCAGGTACGACGGCGAGGCTCAGGAGTGCAAGGGCAGCGATTCCCAGCGTCCTTTGCGAGGCGGCTCTGTTGTGACTCATGTCCTTCCCCATTCCAGTTTGCCTTCAGGGTCTCTTACCGGTGGCAAAACCGTGCGGCTTGTATA contains:
- a CDS encoding DUF1554 domain-containing protein is translated as MGKDMSHNRAASQRTLGIAALALLSLAVVPGVATAQNIGVFVTSNPSPGSFGGLSGGDGFCNGQGLPAFPGSGPWVAWLSTDGNDARDRIAQPGAGGAYVLAALPTTVIADNLTDLTDGTLDHPIERDENGVLVLSGSVWTGTNEDGTATGIDCSDWTDSTAASTATVGSIVTALPSDWSRVGTTPCNSVSRLYCFGSLPTVPAIPSQGLYFLLVLLLAGGAYLCRQRQAVG